A genomic window from Prunus persica cultivar Lovell chromosome G2, Prunus_persica_NCBIv2, whole genome shotgun sequence includes:
- the LOC18786840 gene encoding uncharacterized protein LOC18786840: MKKENGDHEGTMRVLEIHLISAQGLKAPTGTLRRMQTYALAWVDSAHKLRSRVDKIGASNPTWNDRFLFKVPPGFLSSETSAVSVQIYTVGTFRDHLVGSVRFLINNFLDVHSKMPSFTAVQIRRPSGRFYGVLNVGAMVIDGSDLAPAVNEMSAIGYRDLMGKGESFGRKRRHGDSMRIKSKDYSGDSKENSCAESTENSDAGESVASSPGTPLPPLKELNGVGDLAGTTTKVLRAAPSDGSRFLCCLLTQRKIQYTPTDQNPDGAHSRER, translated from the coding sequence atgaagaaagaaaacggAGATCACGAGGGCACGATGCGCGTGCTTGAGATCCACCTCATCTCCGCCCAGGGCCTCAAAGCCCCCACCGGTACCTTGCGCCGCATGCAGACCTACGCACTCGCCTGGGTCGACTCGGCCCACAAGCTCCGATCCCGGGTCGACAAGATCGGAGCCTCGAACCCAACCTGGAACGACCGGTTCCTCTTCAAGGTTCCGCCGGGCTTCCTCTCCAGCGAGACCTCCGCCGTCTCCGTCCAGATTTACACCGTCGGTACTTTCCGCGATCACCTCGTCGGCTCCGTCCGATTTCTGATCAACAATTTTCTTGACGTCCACTCCAAGATGCCGTCGTTTACCGCGGTCCAGATCCGGCGACCTTCTGGAAGGTTCTACGGCGTGTTGAATGTTGGAGCGATGGTGATCGACGGCTCTGATCTGGCTCCGGCGGTGAATGAGATGTCGGCGATCGGATACCGCGATCTGATGGGGAAGGGAGAGAGCTTCGGGCGCAAGCGCCGGCACGGCGACAGCATGAGGATCAAGTCGAAGGATTACTCTGGCGACTCAAAGGAGAATTCTTGTGCCGAGTCAACGGAGAACTCGGACGCTGGCGAGTCGGTGGCGTCATCTCCGGGGACGCCATTGCCGCCTCTGAAGGAGCTGAACGGGGTAGGAGATTTGGCGGGAACAACAACCAAGGTGTTGAGGGCTGCTCCATCGGACGGCTCTCGTTTCTTGTGCTGCTTGCTGACGCAGAGGAAGATTCAATACACTCCGACGGATCAGAACCCGGATGGGGCCCACAGCAGAGAAaggtaa
- the LOC18785401 gene encoding F-box/kelch-repeat protein At3g61590, whose translation MEGETSWFSHSLDDMAREIGEFDSFSELSDEGNKEATAVSVDLILPDDLLERILAYLPVASIFRARCVCKRWYEIVSSKRFLWNFSRVLSQKPWYFMFTSSNEPTGYAYDPILRKWYGIELPCIETSNWFIASSCGLVCFMDNDSRTELYVCNPITKTRRKLRDPPGLRFSDYSALAVSVNRKSHGYTISIVKSKQVTGNFFQWDVSVHIYDSETMMWVTTLTEVLTGWRGGDESVICDGVLYFLIYSTGGGSPENRHGLITYNLSSCSPPGLLIRSFIPVPCPLTCGRLMNLKEKLVMVGGIGKQDRPDIIKGIGIWVLNGKAWQEIARMPHKFFQGFGEFDDVFASSGTDDLIYIQSYGAPALLVFDMSQRHWRWSQKCPVTKRFPLQLFTGFCFEPRLEISP comes from the coding sequence ATGGAGGGAGAAACATCATGGTTTAGCCATTCCCTTGATGACATGGCCAGAGAGATTGGGGAGTTTGATTCTTTCTCAGAGCTCAGTGACGAAGGGAATAAAGAAGCTACTGCAGTTTCGGTGGATTTGATTCTTCCTGATGACCTGTTGGAACGGATATTAGCCTATCTACCAGTTGCAAGCATTTTCAGGGCACGTTGTGTGTGCAAAAGGTGGTATGAGATTGTTAGTTCAAAAAGGTTTCTATGGAACTTTTCACGTGTGCTATCACAAAAACCCTGGTATTTTATGTTTACCAGCTCTAATGAACCAACTGGTTATGCATATGATCCTATCCTCAGAAAGTGGTATGGCATTGAACTCCCCTGCATTGAGACATCTAATTGGTTTATTGCTTCATCATGTGGTTTGGTTTGCTTTATGGACAATGATAGTAGAACTGAGTTATATGTCTGCAACCCTATTACCAAAACACGCAGGAAGCTTCGGGACCCCCCTGGCTTGAGATTTTCTGATTACAGTGCACTTGCAGTTTCTGTTAACAGGAAGTCACATGGTTATACTATCTCAATTGTGAAATCTAAGCAAGTTACTGGGAATTTTTTCCAATGGGATGTCTCCGTTCATATTTATGATTCAGAAACAATGATGTGGGTGACCACTTTGACAGAGGTTCTGACAGGATGGAGAGGTGGGGATGAGAGTGTAATCTGTGATGGGGTTTTGTACTTCTTAATTTACTCAACTGGGGGTGGGTCACCGGAAAATCGTCATGGTCTAATCACATATAATCTCTCTTCTTGTTCTCCTCCTGGGTTGTTGATAAGGAGCTTTATTCCTGTACCTTGCCCTCTTACATGTGGCCGTCTGATGAACTTGAAGGAGAAGCTGGTTATGGTGGGAGGGATTGGTAAACAGGATCGGCCTGACATAATTAAGGGGATTGGTATCTGGGTTCTAAATGGGAAGGCATGGCAAGAGATTGCGAGAATGCCGCATAAGTTTTTCCAAGGATTTGGGGAATTTGATGATGTTTTCGCCAGCAGTGGCACAGATGATCTTATATACATCCAGAGCTATGGAGCTCCAGCTCTTCTTGTCTTTGACATGAGCCAGAGACATTGGAGATGGTCACAGAAGTGCCCGGTAACAAAGAGGTTTCCACTTCAGCTCTTTactggtttttgttttgaaccgAGGCTTGAAATTTCTCCCTGA